The Oreochromis aureus strain Israel breed Guangdong linkage group 15, ZZ_aureus, whole genome shotgun sequence genome contains the following window.
aaataagtgacataatattcagtacttacttttaaaagtttactctttggtCGCCCCGCTTCGGCCGTTTTTctttcggcaaaattatccacacccactgccgcgctatggattctgggatatgttgggccacgaagtctacaccaccacatccttaaaattcagggaaatgaaggccgcatttgaaggccgcaTTTCGaccagcctttgaattgggacagcctttgtcgcgtcgctgtgatgtaatcggccttaaaatgcggcctttaaggctgcagacccttaattgggatacagcctatgtctttgtgtttccctATTTCACTCTATCTTTCTTGAAATGATTCCCAAATACCAAGTGCTGAAAATAAATCCACTAATCTAGGacagtgtaaaaaaacaaacaaaaaaacccaatgaAAAATGGTTTCTTTCATTGAACAAAAACTACATTTATCTGAAATCTCAGGCTTAATGACAGACACAAAAGTATTAAGTGCAATAATACTATGTAAAATTAATCACTATAAATCACCAGTGTTCTTAGTCAATGGAGGCTTGTAGTGCAACGCCCATACAGGTGTCAGATCAAAACTAACTTTAAAACGATCTCTACTAGGTGTACTATTTTTTACCTCTTAACTTTTCGTTTAGAGCCTTAAAGCAACTCTTATGCAATACCCTCCCATTCACCAAATGCATATCTGttcatatatatgtatcatgCTCCAAAAAGAGCCTCCCTCAGCCTTCAAAGTTCCAAACAATTTAAAGACTAATTCAGTGTGTTGTTATTGTTTACCTTGAAGGGTCTAAATCGTGgatatttgatgttttattatttacataGTGAGAAAGTAGTTTTAAGCAATCGCTTACTTTTTGGAGGTCCCAGAATGAAAGTACGCTGACACCTGCTTTAACGTAGCTATATATAGCTATGTAATATAATTTAGCTTGAGTTTTGGGTATATGGGACTTTGAAATTGAAAGAAATCACCATCCCGTCAATCAACGCTCCAACTTCACCCATGCCCCACCCTCCTCTCAAGTATCATGTGACAAAGTCATGGACCAGCctgtcttctgattggctgtagtTGATAGCTTGTTAAGGTCTTGTTTCTGGTCATCCACTTCGAATTACCGTCTTCACCTCCTGGCTTTTCATCTCCTGGTAAGagttaaaaacagtttatttttgttttatttgtgtttattttttttgtttttgcttaagTACTGTTTGATAGCTTTATTTTAGCTCCCCCATTTGTTCTGTGAACCCAAAATCCACATTTTCCTTTAAAGGAGCCTAACAGTCAAATGGTGTTTTATCCGACAAAATGTATTACTGTAATGACATCTCTGTATAATGGTGTTTTATCTTGAttataacattaaaaaagaaatgataaaTGCAATTTATGACTCATGACTCATGAAAGTAAATGCATCTAAGTATTTCTTTCTTATGGAAATATCTCATTTgaaattgagaaaaaaaaaagatcttgtTTCAGCTGtgatatatttattaatatatataatacTAATATCAATATATACTCTGAAATCACTTAGTTTGATGTGAACACATTGTGATACAAAAATATTCCAATTTTACATGCCTAACCATTTCAGTTCCTACTACAACCCAGAGAGTGGTTGAAGTGCTGTCATGAGTCGTGGTACGATTACCCGTGCTGGACAGAAGAGGTTCTGTGGGGAAAGTAAGTCAGAGGATAGTGGATTGGGTGAGAAGGGTGTCAAGACCcagggtgaagaagaggtgagtGTTACAGTGTTGTATAGATTAACTGAAGTTACACATTAACTCAAATTATCAATTTCTCTTTGTAGCTTCTTAGTACGCAGAATTGACTGATAAAAGAAAGCTGATGTAATCAATCAGTTGGCAAAGTATTGAGAATTCTAACCTCTTACATTCTGTTTCTGTGGAGAAAGACactccagtgattttttttttaaactttttattttgtactttttccaaatttataaaacatacaaacaaaaatatgaaaaaggaacacaaaagaaacaaactaaaaggAATAAAGAATGCCTaatctggggaaaagaaaacaaagaataattatacatatatatatatagagagagggGCTAGGGAATACCCAAAGTACTGTCTTAAGACACTCCAGTGATTTACTTTATATTTCATAATTTAGTGGCCCAAATATTTTGAACATAGTGATAGAGAAAACCCGTGCTATTTTACCATTTTTAGTAAGAAGAAAAAGccactccatccatccatccatccgtccatcttcttccacttaccCGGGGCTGGGTCGCGAGGGCAGGaccccaagcagagaagcccagacctccctctccccagccacctctccctctccccagccaccttctCCAGCATGTCCAGGGGAACActgaggcattcccaggccagctgagagataaacagcctcctcccggtgggacatgcccagaacacctcacccaggaggcatccttgtcagatgcccgaaccacctcaactggctccttttgatgtggaggagcagggCTCTACTCTGGGCCCGTCTCAGATGGCCAAACTTCGTACCCTATCGCTaaaggagaggccagccactcttcgaagctcatttccaccacttgtatccgcgatctcgttctctcagtcactacccacagctcgtgaccataggtgagggtagggacgtagatcaacCAGTAAATTAAgagcttttacactcagctctctcttcaccacaacagaccgggACAACGTCCACatcagacaccccatactcctggAGCCCCCCCACAGGACACCCCAAGGGACATGGTTGAATGCCtactccaagtccacaaaacacatgtatgttcatcaaactcccatgcaccctcaagtgtCCTCGAGAGTATGAAGAGCTGATTCAGTTTTCCATGACCaggtgcgttgaagatctcgtggACCAGGGGCCTCTGCTAGgcattcccagcacaccctcactatacTTTTAGGCACACCAGGTCTGTCCAGtatcctcccccgccacctgatccaacttaCCACCacgtggtgatcagttgacagctcagcccctctctttatccgagtgtccagaacatatggcctcaggtctggtgatacgattttaaaatcgatcatcgacctgcagCCCAGAGcatggtgccacgtgcactgatggacactcttatgttcgaacttGGTgctcgttatggccaaactgtggtttACATAGAATTCCAAGAACAAAATAGCGTTCGGGTGCATGATCCGGGATGATGTTCCTCCCAATCATGCACCTCCAGGTCTTGCTGTCAATGCCCACATGAGCACTGACGTCTCCAAGGAGGACAACAGAATCTCCAGGCGGAGCACCCTCCAGTACCCCAcccagggactccaagaaggctggATGCTCTAAACCGCCACTCGGTGCATAAGTGCAGACGAAGATCAGGTGCCATTCCCCGACCTGGAGGCACAGGGGAAAAAACCCTCTCCTTTACTGGCAGAAACCCCAACATACAGCCAGCAAGCCAAGGGGATACCATGTTCCCTCAATGGTCTTGTCATAGGGGTCGTATATGCCACTTgaattttaaaattgtattttactCTTTAGGATGTGACTTACTTGCAAAAAGGAAAGTCAGAGGATTGTGGATTTGGTGAGAAGAGTGTGGAGACCCAGCAGGAAGAAGAGGTGAGTGGGACTAAACTACTTTCAGTGTGATGTAGATTAATTGGAGTTACACATGAACTAACACAGAATTACACAATGAAAGGTAAAATCATCAAGAAAACAATCCATTTTCTCCGCATAAGTGCTTAGTAATCAGGTTCAGTATTGCCTGATGAAGGAAAGCTGATGTAATCAGTCAGTTGGCAAAGTATTGAGAATTCTAACCTCTtactttctgtttgtgtggagaAAGACAGTCCAgtgatttactttatttttcatatttctttgaACATAGTGATAAAAAACTTGTGctcttttgccatttttagtgAGAAGAAAAATCCAGTTActgtttatttgccttttgaATTTTAAAATTGTCTTTTAATTTTTAGGAGGTGAGTTCCTTGCAAAAAGGAAAGTCAGAGGATAGTGATTTGGGTGAGAAAAGTGTGCCAACCCCACGTGAGAATGAGGTGAGTCTGACTAAAGTAGTTTTAGTGTTGTACAGATTAATTAGTTATATATCAACTCACATAAAATAACGCCATATAAGGTGCAATCATGAAGAAAACGATCCCTTTTCTGTGTATAAGTATTTGAATTATAAAACAGTCTTTTGGGTCTTTAGGAGGAAAGGTTCTCAGAGAAAGTAAACTCAGGGGATAGTGGATCATATGAGTGGGGATCGATGCACACAGATGAAGTAGAGGTAAGTGGGAGTAAACTGGTTTTAATTGTGCATAGATGAGTTGGACAAGTGGATGGCTTGTATACGTTTAACTTGCATGATGTACTCATGATGTACTAAGTGTATGTGAGTTAATCTACTGTATAAACACCTTGATAAGAAAACTAAACTGCAAATGCCACGATCTATGTTTGTAAGCAGGAACCCACGGTGACTTCTTTCTGAGGCCCAAAAAAGATGGTGAGAGTGCTATCAGTCTGGTCATTGTGTTGTAGTGGTTCTGAATCACATTTCCTGGGTGCATCATTGGCTATAGCAGATGTTTTCTTTAAGCTGGGACTTGGCATAACAGAGTAACGGAATCCAAtttattgtcagattattagGAAGTGGAGGCTCTTAAGTGTTGTTGGTGTGCATGTGGCTTAACTCACATctaattaaaacataaaagctTAAATCTTGAGGGACATGTATGGGTTTAGGTAGATTTAACTGAGTAACCATACACAGATCCTCCCTACtttacaagacatgttgagaagacACTGATTTACATGTGAGCATCTTTGTTATATGGAATGGTCACATGCCCTAAATatgtctttactgtttcgctttTGTGTCACAGCCAGAAGACATGGATGTCACAGTTCCAGTGGATGACCAGGACATCCAACTGCCATGTCTGGACAGATGTTCAAAGTTTTTATGGTTTCATCATTTCAAGTttgtgttggggggggggtacCCTTAAAGGCTTAGTcacaaaaaaagttcaaaacACCCTTCAAGGaaacaaagttctttatgtttttgctaAATAAGACTTTTTTTATGACGCATTTGTTAATATCTGTGTTCTaaatgtcaaataaaataaagatattTCAGATCTGTGGACTTGTGTTTATGAAGAGTAAATAGCAAACTTAAAAATCTTATTTAACAATACtttaattttagtatttttattcataattATTGGTATCTAGAGGAAGTAACTAGTACTTTAAGAAATATCGCCTTCTATGTAAGCATTGGgtcaaaaaaaatgttcatattaAGATGCTGGGTCGTTCCAAACACAATAATGAAATGTTGGTTGCTTTCATTTGAGTGGAGAAGCCAATGGAGGCTTGTAGATCAACCACCATACAGGTTTCACATCAAAACCAACTTTAAAATGATCTTTACTAGGTGTATCATTTTTATCTCTTAACTTTTTGTTTAGAGCCTTAACGAAACTCCTATACAATATCTTCCCATTCACCAAATCCAGCAGTGTTCATAGATATTTCTCCTTCTCTGAAAAAGAACCCAGACTTTCAAAATCCTTAAGCTGTGTCTTTAAGAAACTATGTCAGGTATTATCAGGTATTAAAATTCCATTAGACCATCCAGTAGTTTTTTTATCATCTTATGATAAAACATGCTTGAATTTGGTCAGCAGCAAGCCTACTATCTGGAGAGAGCAAACCTCCAGTCCCCTTGTCAAGGAGACAACATCTTCCATTTTGGCTCCAATAAGTTCAAGCAAATGCCTTACAGTGGTAAC
Protein-coding sequences here:
- the LOC120433055 gene encoding uncharacterized protein LOC120433055 isoform X2, with product MSRGTITRAGQKRFCGESKSEDSGLGEKGVKTQGEEEDVTYLQKGKSEDCGFGEKSVETQQEEEEVSSLQKGKSEDSDLGEKSVPTPRENEEERFSEKVNSGDSGSYEWGSMHTDEVEEPTVTSF
- the LOC120433055 gene encoding uncharacterized protein LOC120433055 isoform X1; protein product: MSRGTITRAGQKRFCGESKSEDSGLGEKGVKTQGEEEDVTYLQKGKSEDCGFGEKSVETQQEEEEVSSLQKGKSEDSDLGEKSVPTPRENEEERFSEKVNSGDSGSYEWGSMHTDEVEPEDMDVTVPVDDQDIQLPCLDRCSKFLWFHHFKFVLGGGYP